In the Oncorhynchus nerka isolate Pitt River linkage group LG6, Oner_Uvic_2.0, whole genome shotgun sequence genome, CTTAGAGGATGTGAATCTCGATCCAACTCCCCCTTTTGTCTCTGCTCCTCCTGCTGATCCAACACCTCCACCTtctgctcttctctctgctcCTGCTCCAGCGCCTCCCCATATACCCGACCCTTCCACTCCTTCAGCACCTCCTCCTCACAGTTCTCCGCTAGCTTGTTGCTCTCTCCACCCTCCAAACTGGCCTGGCGTCTCTGTCTTCCATTCCCCCCCTGCTCCCTGCCcagacctccctcctctacctcctccccatccccatcctctcGTCCTTCTACCCTGGCCTGGCGTCTCTGTCTTCCATTCCCCCCCTGctccccacccagaccctcctctacctcctccccatccccatcctctcctccttctacccTGGCCTGGCGTCTCTGTCTTCCATTCCCCCCCTGCTCCCCACCcagacctccctcctctacctcctccccatcctctcctccttctacccTGGCCTGGCGTCTTTGTCTCTTCCCCCCCTGCTCCCCACCCAGACCCCCTCCCTCCTGGGTCTCTGAAGCCTTCCACTCTCCGTCCTTCTCCAGTTGCTTCAGAACGTCTGTGGGGATCCCTCCCTGGGAGAGCAGGTTGCCCTCCTCGTCAGCAGACAACACGGTCACATACCTGACCTCACAGATTGACCTCTGGTCCCCTGCCTTAAATGTGACATTGTTATCAGACCCGTGGTCCCCAGATTCTCCGATGGAGACTTCGTTATCTGTGTAATTTCTTGTTTTCGGTGTTGTTGTGTTCTGGTTTAAACTGGGTTGCTTCTTGCAGACTCTGATGGCTACGGTCCTGTTCTGTAGCCGGGGGCGGAGGGATCTCGGTTTGAAAAACTGGTCTACGTAATCAGGCAGGACGTCCTCTAGGCCGTACTCTAGGTCCTCGTTGTCCACAAGCAGGTCAATATTACAAGACAGGACGGAGTAGCGGGCGCTCATGCCACGGCTCTTCAGGCTACTGTCGAAAGCACTGATCTCCCACTCACCTGAGGATGGAATAAACATCAGCTCACAACACTTCAGAAAAAAATCACTCAGGTCAGGGTCAGGTTTTAGTAGGGCGCACCATAGGGAAACCTGTGTTCTTAATGGACCTGTAGCACCTCTCTGTTTCAAAAATGTTCTTCCAATTTATGCCTACTGAACACAAATGTAGTAGCATCAAAAACAACAATGGCTGACAAACAAACATTGTCATTTGACCTTACCAATTAGCTCGGTCTCCATGGTAACAGTCTCCCCAGACATTGGGAAGAGTGTGAGAACGGACTCATACACGTTGTCCCTCATGAAGGGGTTTCCTGTGAAGTAGACGGATAGGAAGTCGCTCTGTGTCCCCACGTTGGCCAGGTGCCAGAAGGTCACGTCATCCTTACACAGCTGGATCATCTGCCCGTTGAACATTATCCCGTTCACATCTGGAAACAAAAATGAGATCCGGATCAAAATCTAAAACATAGGAGGGGTGACAGAGCAGACATGAAGGAGGTATCACCACCTTCATCAAGAAATAAGGGAAGCTAGCCTACAAGATAACCAGGCAGGAAAACCCCACTTACTGTAGATGACATTGGAGTTGTAGAAGTCAGGGTCTGTAGGGTTGACCATGGAGGGGTTTCTGCTGTACTTCTGAATGTTGTCATTGATGTTCCAACTCTTGTTTTCATCAAACACAGCGAACATCAACTGCTTCACTTTATCTGGGCCCACCTGCAAGTTGGACATCTTAGATTAGGATAACCGCAACATCTCACATACTCTCACACTGCTACAAACAGCAAGATCCAAGTTATCAGTGTATGACTTGGGCAAGCTGCAGGAGAGATAATGCATTGATATGTCATATTGGGCCAGATTCCCGGACACATCTCTATTCTCCATTGGACGTTATTCTTATTACAAGACTTAATCTGTGTCCGAAAAAACAACCCATGTGTCATTATGGACATATGAAGTGGCGATTCTCACCAGCCGCCCCCTGGTGTCCATGGAGTCCTTCTTGCAGATGAGGAGGGGTCCTACGAGGCCAGTGGCCACGTCTCTCTCAGGGTTGATGGTACTCTGGTACAGACGGGTCAGACACTGTGGGTCTCTCTCCAGGGGCCCATCCTCTGCTGTTAGTTTCCACATGTACCCATATGTCCCATTGGGGGGTACAGCCAGTGAGCGAAGGTCCTTTTCACCCTCTACACAATCACACATAGACACCATGGGGGGAACAAGAATGACTAAGAGACTAAGAGATTATATTAGTGTAATAGAATGACTATTAGACTAATACAATTACTATAAAATCACTTTTTATGAGATTCTCCAGACCCCAACATATAAACACACCACATATGATGACCATATTCCACGAAGGACTTAGTTATGATTTTAAACCTAAATGCATAGCCAGTAATATTATCTTATCATAATGCCACATTTCTGTTTATCTTACCATTCCCTGTTTTACGCAGTGGAGAAATCGCGGTGAGGCCGTTTGGATAAATGTTGAAAGGACGACTTGCCAGGTTCTTGAACACTATCTGAAGAAGCAATGAGAATGACCTTTAATTTCTTTACTATCTATTCAGATACAGCTTTTTTGTTGACAtgctttttgtttgtttgtttgttttgttgatTGTGGTACACACTTGGAAGTGTTCGTCCACCTGTCCTCTGAGCAGTGGTCCCAGCAGTCTTTTAACAGGTGATTTCCTCGTGGTGAAGGTCTGGTCAGTGTATTCTACATACACCACCTTCTTATATTCATGACCCAGCTGATGAGGCCCCCTGGGAAAGTATTCCGATAACAGtggactggaacacagagacaatgGAGGGAGGGTAGTAATCAGCATCTTTAGTATCATGAACTCTGAGCAATGCTATCTGTCCCTTTCCTGTCCTAGTCTTTTTCTGGCTATCTCCTTTTCTCGGTCCTCTGTCCCATCTAAACTCTTACTATACAcagtctctctgaccctctccctTTCTCGGTCCTCCGTCCCATCTGAACTCTTACTATACAcagtctctctgaccctctccctttctctgtcctccctcccatCTGTACTCTTACTATACACATTCTCTCTGACACTTTCCCTTtctcggtcctccctccctctctcttcctttccattTCCTTTTCACTCCCATTCTCCCACCTTTGCCACCCATTCCTTCACCTATTTCTTCTTTCCTCCCTGTAtcgctctccctctttatctctccctccctccctccctccctccctgtcgcccctttaccctctctcctacctgtctccctcacTGAGGTGGGGTTTTGTACCTGTCTCCATCACAGAGGTGGGGTTTCGTACCTGTCTCCCTCACTGAGGTGGGGTTTCGTACCTGTCTCCCTCACTGAGGTGGGGTTTCGTACCTGTCTCCCTCACTGAGGTGGGGTTTCGTACCTGTCTCCCTCACTGAGGTGGGGTTTCGTACCTGTCTCCCTCACTGAGGTGGGGTTTTGTACCTGTCTCCATCACAGAGGTGGGGTGTTGTACCTGTCTCCCTGGCTGAGGTGGGGTTTTGTACCTGTCTCCATCACAGAGGTGGGGTGTTGTACCTGTCTCCCTGGCTGAGGTGGGGTGTTGTACCTGTCTCCCTGGCTGAGGTGGGGTTTTGTACCTGTCTCCATCACAGAGGTGGGGTGTTGTACCTGTCTCCCTGGCTGAGGTGGGGTGTTGTACCTGTCTCCCTGGCTGAGGTGGGGTTTTGTACCTGTCTCCCTGGCTGAGGTGGGGTTTCCTACCTGTCTCCCTGGCTGAGGTGGGGTTTCCTACCTGTCTCCCTGGCTGAGGTGGGGTTTCCTACCTGTCTCCCTGGCTGAGGTGGGGTTTCCTACCTGTCTCCCTGGCTGAGGTGGGGTTTCCTACCTGTCTCCCTGGCTGAGGTGGGGTTTCCTACCTGTCTCCCTGGCTGAGGTGGGGTTTCCTACCTGTCTCCCTGGCTGAGGTGGGGTTTCCTACCTGTCTCCCTGGCTGAGGTGGGGTTTCCTACCTGTCTCCCTGGCTGAGGTGGGGTGCATAATCCCAGATGATCTCCTCAGCAGCGATGTAATGGACCCAGATTTTGATCTTCCCCCCTCGGGAGCGCCCCACAGCCTGATCTTTCCCAGGCTTAAACACAAAGGTCTCAAACATGTCATCTCCATATTCATAGTCCTCCTTATCCTCAGACTGCTGGACCTGACGCACGTCAGGACCGGGCACCGTCACAGGCTCTGGGCAGTCCTCTACCTTAAAGAATGCACTCATACCCGCTGGAACAAAAACATACAGAGACCTTATAGCAACTCACAAGACACCTTATAGATGCAATATGAACACCTTATAGCACATTCTCAACCACATAATAATTCATGCTACTCTGGCTCAAATGTACAAATGTACTCTGTTACCTTACACAGGAGTGTCAAATCAAATTGGGAACTTTGAAATTGATCAAAACTTTATTTCACAACTTTGAGAGAACATACTCTTACCGTGGCGGTGTTCTTGGATCTGACAGCTGATGAGGAACTTCCCCTGAGTGCTGGGCTTCATCTCCGCCGTGGTAAAGGTCATAGGGGTCATCTCCACAGTAACCTTACGGTGGGCCATCACCTGGAATGACAAGGGTAGAGTTAGGCTCAGACTGAAATGCTGCTGAACTGATTACACATTCTCACAAACAACTTATTTTTTATGTagccaggcaagtcagttaagaacaaattcttattttacaatgacaatgacggcctaatcTTGGTTGATTgtcagtgggttaaatgccttgttcaggtgcagaacgatttttaccttgtcagttcggggattcaaactagcaacctttcaattactggcccaacactctaagcactaggctacctgccagcccTACCTGCTGACTTATAACAACTGAACTGGCAAAATTATCAAAGGAAAATCTTGGTTGATTGTCACATATGACCATTAATTATGATTGGTTGACAACTTTAAGTGAACCCTGATTTAAACTTGAATTATCTGATGTACCTGCAGAGTGTGATCCTGAAACTGTATAGAGTGGATCTCTGGAGACGTTTCCATTCCAATGAGATGCCAGAACACATGGTCTCGTCCCTGGCACATCGTCAGACCTACAAACATACCAAACAACCAACCCAcacaaaaacatatttttgaGTCTTCTACTACAGCATAGTTGACAACAGGACTCTGTTCTGTTGACtctatacagtaacatgctaAACTAGCTCCTGACCTGGTAAAGTTGAGTTGACGTATCCATTGATAGTGTGGTACTGTTTTCTTGCACTGGCCTTCTTAAATCTTTCCCGGAAACTCCCCACCTCTCCGTACCAGCTCTTACTCTCATCGAAAACAGCAAAGAGCAGAATAAACTCTCTGCTTTTCCGAACTCCATTATCTGTAAATGCAGCTGTGAGAACCCAAGGGAAGCAGAGAATACAGGTAACACATTAGTTGATAACTCTGAATATCACAGGGTACATGTGGTGAAATTACTCATGTGGTGAAATTACTCATGTGGTGAACTTACTCATGTGGTGAAATTACTCATGTGGTGAAATTACTCATGTGGTGAACTTACGCATTTAGTGAATTGAGGCATGTGGTGAAATTACTCATGTGGTGAAATTACTCGTGGTGAAATTACTCATGTGGTGAACTTACGCATTTAGTGAATTGAGGCATGTGGTGAAATTACTCATGTGGTGAAATTACTCATGTGGTGAAATTACTCATGTGGTGAACTTACGCATTTAGTGAATTGAGGCATGTGGTGAAATTACTCATGTGGTGAAATTACTCATGTGGTGAAATTACTCATGTGGTGAAATTACTTGTTTGGTCCAATTGCTCATTTGTTTAATAATCAGGTGATGTGGCAGTCTGGGTGTTAAGCTTCATCATGTGCAGTAAACTATTGACAATCCCTACTTAGTAAGGTGATTATGTGATTCAGACCTCCTTCTATTCACAAAACCTTCCATTAGGTAGGACATGATCACTGGATGACTGAGAGCAGAGCACATTATAAGTCCCAGTCAGCTATAAGCCCAGCAGCCACATTAATTTCCTCCTTTACCAGGCAAATATATGTCACAGTGGGTCTGACTGTACTGTAAGGGAAGTGTGATACGTAGAGAGAAAATTGTGGAGGGTGTGTGGGAGTAACATAGCAGGAATAAAGTTGTGGAGTATCTGACTGTAAGGTGTGTGGGAGTAACATAGCAGGAATAAAGTTGTAGAGTATCTGACTGTAAGGTGTGTGGGAGTAACATAGCAGGAATAAAGTTGTGGAGTATCTGACTGTAAGGAGTGTGGGAGTAACATAGCAGGAATAAAGTTGTCTCTAACTTGATTTGCAGATGAGCAGAGCCCCGATGAGCCCAGAGTTGAAGTCCTGTACAGTGTCCACCTGGGAGGAGTAGGAGTAGGTGAGGCATTCTGGGTCTCCCAAGGTCGGACCGTCATTAGGATTGATGTCCCAGATGTACTTGTAGTATCCTCCTGGAGCAACAGCATCATCCTCCTTCTCCTGGCTTGACGTGGCGTCATCGTATCCGGCCCCTAAAGGGAAAGAGATATATTGCTAGGAATATACGCATGTACACACAGAGACTGACATAGcagatgcacgcacgcacgcacgcgcacacacacacgcacgcatgcacgcgcacacacacacacacacacacacttgttcacGTAATTCAAGACAGTAAATAGTGGGTAAGCCCTTTATTGGATTCAGTCTACTTTATAACACCAGTGCTAGGATGTGACAGTGGCTTACAGTTTACGGTAAGTTAGTAGGTAGACATGCAGATTTAGTGTTTACGGTAAGTTGGTAAGTTAGTAGGTAGATATGCAGATTTAGTGTTTACGGTACGTTGGTAAGTTAGTAGGTAGACATAAAGACATTACCCTCAGACTGTTTCCAGTAGTAAGTTAGTAGGTAGACATAAAGACATTACCCTCAGACTGTTTCCAGTAGTAAGCTAGTAGGTCGACATAAAGACATTACCCTCAGGCTGTTTCCAGTAGTAAGTTAGTAGgtagacataaagacataaagacattaCCCTCAGACTGTTTCCAGTAGTAAGCTAGTAGGTCGACATAAAGACATTACCCTCAGGCTGTTTCCAGTAGTAAGTTAGTAGgtagacataaagacataaagacattaCCCTCAGACTGTTTCCAGTAGTAAGGTAGTAGGTAGACATAAAGACATTACCCTCAGACTGTTTCCAGTAGTAAGTTAGTAGGTAGACATAAAGACATTACTCTCAGACTGTTTCCAGTAGTAAGGTAGTAGGTAGACATAAAGACATTACCCTCAGACTGTTTCCAGTAGCTGACCCCCACAGGGCTGATACTGTAGGGCTGGGACGCCAGGTTCTTAAAGTGcaccaccaccctgtcactggcCTGGGCATGGATCACCGGACCCTGGATACCTGCAACACAAAGCACTCtgttcagctctctctctgtgtgagtgtgtgagcgtgtgtgtggtaGCATATAATTCTAAAGATATACTTAAAGTAATtaataatgaatgaatgaagtTAGTACACATACCTGCCCATGTTGGTGTAGGCTTGGGGACTGAATATGTGGAATCAGTGTATTCTCTATAAACAGCTTTTATGTATTTCTGAGGGGGTTCCTTGGTCCTCCTCCTACAAATTCATAATCAACATGGATATTTTAAAAAAGGCATAAAAATCAATGATTAAAACATGAAAACAAATAaaataggctacatggtgatatACATTTGAAACTGTTAGTTGAATAGAAAAGCCTACAACAAAATTGACGCAAAAAAAGGGATAGATATTAGGTAATGACTGGAGAGAACTTCACCTTTGTTCTGATACGGGGTCAGCGCTGCCCCAATAGAGATAGTCCCAACCGATCTCAACCGCGGCGATATAGAACTCTCTCGTGGAAGGTACGGCCAAGGTCTCCTCCACCCCGCTGAGGACGCAGAGGAGAGATATCAACAGCGTTCTCATCGCAAGGCACGCGCACCTGTCTGACTGAACGTCAATTCACTGGTGGTCGAGAAGTCAGATACCCGGACCGTAGCAGGCAACTTACTACCGTTATTTTCCGTTCGGGGGGATATTTAAAGGGAAAGTTCCAAACCAGAGATATAGTCacaggtagagaaagacagagtgtgtatgtgaggagggagtgagagagataaagggagagagagtgtgtgtgtatgtgaggagggagtgagagagagtgtgtgtatgtgaggagggagtgagagagataaagggagagagtgtgtgtatgtgaggagggagtgagagagataaagggagagagtgtgtgtatgtgaggagggagtgagagagataaagggagagagtttgtgtgtatgtgtgggatcTGTACAGCGGTGAccagtcattcagggcaggtggggcagagccccACATTCTTTGCAAAAaaattttttgtttttttttgggtGTTGCCtgtttttgcatgttattttggcattaatacatgtcacatatcaaTTTGCAAACaatggtttatatatatatatatatatatataggtagtaggtatatatatatatcattgagttaataaagcctgcATACAAAACatagtctttttttttttcttgagtaaggcagttccaaaatgcaggtgtttcagcctagctcagtgctttctgtggtggtggggcaagccagcagaaaatatgaagcattgcaccgtgattggctcagtgttctgtcactcatggggacactacgtcacccccaagtctaagggtagatcTAGAAAATTCAAGCCTGTTGGGTGCTGccatatagttatatatagttatttatagttattTACATTATAGTGCCCATCCaaagtcattggccacagataaaatgatgtaAAATCGTGTTATATCTTggacatcatactttcaaaatattAGCTTGCAgacatcatcatgaatcaagtcgacaatcgaTTGGCAAATTGTTTTTAATCCTTATCGTACgaagataaattatagataaaacgtatcaatGCTCATCGGCCAATGGACATGaacattacacaagttggaaattgcaaattccgtggtttggaaggaatcagtggctaactgcaagcattgcaaagcaatcattagcatgctattcagtggagtggctgtgtggtcccaagtctaagatgaagggtctcttttccaagtttaaaattcaagtgagcacagcacaacaaggcgaGTCCAAAAAGGTATTTGCTGCTGCATAAAggatgccagggagatatgtatactgtagctaagaaagtaataataagtgtatgttgtgtagtaaactgttaggagcccatgtgcctcaccctaataatttggactagtttcacctcttaatttcacttactgttctgacttggtggtgcacatgtagcatttaacctgtttttgagaaatgtaatcattgaatattgtaatagtttcattgtctgcttatgtgCCCCCTTTATcatactgttctgacttggtgtacagggagaacactaagaacggcccatgttctgaattctgccaCTGTACAtatcaaaagtgctgaacaaatagttatattgactacgtcagtcctagctcgctcattaatgttttAATCGAAATgatggattgcctcttatccgcctgttgtccccttatgccatagtttgtagaTCTCAATTGCCAGTAGAAACCATATTTGTTTAAGCTAGTCAGTCATATCAGctgtttttttaaaaggcagtaaatgaggctgaatgaactgctTCATTTGCCAGACAagacagtggtaaggtgttgggactacTGTTGATTCTGCTGTTAGGACCTACGTAAAGCtgtcctaacagtttgtgggcctcatctgtcaccgttatagtgcaattaatgtattgtttagtggcaTTCCTGGCAGGCATCCCACTTGGTTTATTTTGCCCCAACAAGATTTACATTCTAAAATCATCACTGGTGAGTTGGGAATGGTGAAGTTAAACATGTCTGTTTCAGAGCTCCTCACAGTAAAAGAGTAAAAATGATGGCCACTCTGCCTCCCTGTGGTCAATATTGTCTACTGCAGAATTTGATGAACTTTTGTGAGCTACTTTTCATTGATTGAATTCAAACACACTTGACAACTTGCTTCAGACAAGAGGGGTAAGGTGTTTAGAACAAAAATGTTGCATGTTCCACTCAAGTCAGACAAAAGATCACACAATTCTGATATCTGAttgattttctttaaaaaaagatATCCAAGCAAAGAAACAGTAAAACATTGTAACGACAGGGCTGGTTAAGTTCAGGCTTACAGTATTTTGAATTTTTCATGGCACATTCAGATATTAAAATGACAAAACAATTAAACATATTAAAAACAACATCAATgatgaaacacacacagtaatatgctTCTCTCACACAAGCCATGGTCTCTGAATGACACAAGGATAATTGAAGCAGAGACCGCTGGTTAACAATATGGATCCTTCCCATATGGTGAAGGTAAAACTTACAGCATAGCAAGCTGATCGGAGGACAGTATTAAAACTTTTCAACAACATCTCACACTCagtgagtacagtagaacacatcTGAACTGTGGCAGGGTCAACTGGAGATATTTACAATGTGACAGTCAGTAGGGCTATTGGAGGGTCATCCGTTACAATGTAAGTCAGTGTGTGGATAATGTGCTGTGGACATTGCACCATAGACAGGGGTTCCAGGTTGGTATGAGCAAAGAACCaacatgttacctacagtactgtCCGTGGCCAAAATATTTGAGAATTACAAATATTaattcaaagtctgctgcctcagtgtctttagatatttttgtcagatgttactatggaatactgaagtataattacgagcatttcataagtgtcaaaggcttttattgacaattacatgaatttgatgcaaagagtcaatatttgcagtgttgacccttctttttcaagacctctgcaatctgccctggcatgctgtcaattaacttctgggccacatcctgactgatggcagcccattcttgcataatcaatgcataatcacccgcctcttgaggattgaccacaagttctcaatgggattaagttctggggagtttcctggccacggACCAAAAATATCTATGTTTTGCTCCCCAAGCCACTtaattatcacttttgccttatggcaaggtgctccatcatgctggaaaaggcactgttcatcaccaaactgttcttggatggttgggagaagttgctctcggagggtgtgttggtaccattctttattcatggctgtgttcttaggcaaaattgtgataACCCTTGGCTGAgatgcaaccccacacatgaatggtctcaggatgcatTACTGtttgcatgacacaggactgatggtagcgctcaccttgtcttctccgggaAAAGCtttttttctggatgccccaaaacaatcggaaaggggattcagagaaaatgactttggACTGCTGAAGACTGGGGTAATCTCTGtaacttttgcagaatatcagtctgtccctgatgtttttcctgaatagaagtggcttctttgctgcccttcttcacaccaggccatcctcaaagtctttgcctcactgtgcgtacagatgcactcacacctgcctgctgccattcccgaacaagctctgtactggtggtgccccgatgcCGCAACTGAATTAACTTTAGGAGACGGACCTGGcgtttgctggactttcttgggcgcccttcacaacaattgaaccgctctccttgaagttcttgatgatcagataaatggttgatttaggggcaatcttactggcagcaatatccttgcctgtgaagccctttttgtgcaaagaaaTTATGactgcacgtgtttccttgcagtttaccatggttgacagaggaagaacaatgacagaggaagaacaactcacacctgtgttaacaagagagagtcactgacatgatgtcagctggtccttttctggcagggctgaaatgcagtggaaatgtttttgggggattcagttcatttgcatgtcaaagaaggactttgcaattaattgcaattcatctgatcactcttcataacattctggagtttatgcaaattgccatcatacaaactgatgCAGCAGACTTTGCGAAAATAAATatgtgtgtcattctcaacttttggccacgactgtagactgGTGAGAATAAGTACTAATGCAGAGTGTGTTTCTAGCGGTCTGAGAGTGGGTTCTAGAGCACAGAGTGAGTTTCTAGCGGTCAGAGAGTGAGTTTCTAGAGCACAGAGAGTGAGTTTCTAGAGCACAGAGTGTGAGTTCCTAGCGGTCAGAGTGTGAGTTCCTAGCGGTCAGAGTGTGAGTTCCTAGCGGTCAGAGTGTGAGTTCCTAGCGGTCAGAGTGTGAGTTCCTAGCGGTCAGCGTGTGAGTTTCTAGCGGTCAGAGAGTGCGTTTCTAGAGGTCAGAGAGTGCGTTTCTAGAGGTCAGAGAGTGCGTTTCTAGAGGTCAGAGAGTGAGTTTCTAGAGGTCAGAGAGTGAGTTTCTAGAGGTCAGAGAGTGAGTTTCTAGAGCACTGAGGCACTGAGAGTGGGTTCTAGAGCACTGAGAGTGGGTTCTAGAGTGGAGACAGTGAGTTGGCGTCTATGATCTGCTGCAGGATGCTGTCTACGTCTGGCGTGTTCAGGCTGATGCCCTGCAGGTCCAGGTGGGGCAGGATGGCTGACAGCAGAGCCACCACGTTCCCTCGGATTTTGTGGAGATTCTCCAGCACAATGCTGGGGAATACAGAGAGTAGAACGTTAAAGAGAATGCAAATCTAGAGAGCCGATggattgtgtgtgtttctgtctctgtgtgggtaAACACACCGGGAGCTCTGGTCCCTGGTCACTgggctgtcagtctgtctcagcCTGCTCTGGGGGTCAGCCTTCTCCCTCCTCAGTCTGCCCAGCTCAGGCTGTTCTCTCTGGGGCTGGATGCCATCCACAACCAGCCCTGGAACCCCAGGGCCACTGGGGGACGCGGAGCTCTCACACTGTAGAGAAACAAGAGGGAATGGGATAGAGTTCTCGATAAAAGTTTAAATTCAGAAAAATGTACAGCTAGAATA is a window encoding:
- the LOC115130071 gene encoding coagulation factor VIII-like; its protein translation is MRTLLISLLCVLSGVEETLAVPSTREFYIAAVEIGWDYLYWGSADPVSEQRRRTKEPPQKYIKAVYREYTDSTYSVPKPTPTWAGIQGPVIHAQASDRVVVHFKNLASQPYSISPVGVSYWKQSEGAGYDDATSSQEKEDDAVAPGGYYKYIWDINPNDGPTLGDPECLTYSYSSQVDTVQDFNSGLIGALLICKSTAFTDNGVRKSREFILLFAVFDESKSWYGEVGSFRERFKKASARKQYHTINGYVNSTLPGLTMCQGRDHVFWHLIGMETSPEIHSIQFQDHTLQVMAHRKVTVEMTPMTFTTAEMKPSTQGKFLISCQIQEHRHAGMSAFFKVEDCPEPVTVPGPDVRQVQQSEDKEDYEYGDDMFETFVFKPGKDQAVGRSRGGKIKIWVHYIAAEEIIWDYAPHLSQGDSPLLSEYFPRGPHQLGHEYKKVVYVEYTDQTFTTRKSPVKRLLGPLLRGQVDEHFQIVFKNLASRPFNIYPNGLTAISPLRKTGNEGEKDLRSLAVPPNGTYGYMWKLTAEDGPLERDPQCLTRLYQSTINPERDVATGLVGPLLICKKDSMDTRGRLVGPDKVKQLMFAVFDENKSWNINDNIQKYSRNPSMVNPTDPDFYNSNVIYNVNGIMFNGQMIQLCKDDVTFWHLANVGTQSDFLSVYFTGNPFMRDNVYESVLTLFPMSGETVTMETELIGEWEISAFDSSLKSRGMSARYSVLSCNIDLLVDNEDLEYGLEDVLPDYVDQFFKPRSLRPRLQNRTVAIRVCKKQPSLNQNTTTPKTRNYTDNEVSIGESGDHGSDNNVTFKAGDQRSICEVRYVTVLSADEEGNLLSQGGIPTDVLKQLEKDGEWKASETQEGGGLGGEQGGKRQRRQARVEGGEDGEEVEEGGLGGEQGGNGRQRRQARVEGGEDGDGEEVEEGLGGEQGGNGRQRRQARVEGREDGDGEEVEEGGLGREQGGNGRQRRQASLEGGESNKLAENCEEEVLKEWKGRVYGEALEQEQREEQKVEVLDQQEEQRQKGELDRDSHPLSTYHTDKDPLLLELDGWRDLDPLKNTLKALPAQLKVQQQREEQKAGEVHPLNNNPHTDPDTPLLDLLDLDFSNVSNDNETAPRNAVSLEYDDYSEKDTGTTYMGTEDNLDLRTTDGHYRSYYIAAQEITWDYGIRKPHQLIKTRERRRGMRKFLTEYKKVVFRAYSERDFQIPVTRGELQEHLGLMGPIIKAEINDLLTVTFKNMASRPYSLHLHGVYDKTQGDGWTQTQWGSSRAGVAGVPGEAVQPGEVRVYTWRITRKQGPTAAEFDCKAGAYYSTQNKVKDLHSGLIGPLVICKPGTLHPQLNLQPNLQEYALLFHTFDETKSWYLDENIRQYCIPPCQARRDDPWFQLSNKFAAINGYVAETLPGLMVGQHQQVRWHLLNVGDDGEYHTAHFHGLPFSIHKEQEHRMGVYNLYPGVFGTVEMRPATVGTWMVECTVGEHQLAGMRAKLLVYNPRCIQPLGLRSGRIDDSQITASDHIGNWEARLARLELSGSVNAWMGTNQKSWIQVDLQRPTLLHGIQTQGARASLGLKDYFIVHFTLSYSLDQETWTNYRGNSTTPSYIFNGNLDGSKVKENHLFPPILGRYIRLQPVTIQRNPALRMELLGCDLNSCSFPLGLQRRLVPDSSFRASSFLQTWRLSWSPALARLRQDGSANAWRPKVNNPHEWLQVDFLVMKRITGVVTQGAWSILTQMMVTEFSVTISDEGHSWSNVVDEESQREKMFLGNSEPDEEMLNLFDPPLFARFIRIHPRGWVNDIALRLEFVGCDTQQRL